The Lathyrus oleraceus cultivar Zhongwan6 chromosome 5, CAAS_Psat_ZW6_1.0, whole genome shotgun sequence genome includes the window TTATTTTGACACCATTTCTTCTATGAATCTCCGGTAAGGATCTAGCCTTTCTTTGAGAAATACTTTGGATCATCTCTTCAATGCTACAAATATTAAAGCCTTGGTTGGCATCTTCCAAAGATCACACTTCAATGCTACAAATATTGAAACTTTGGTTGACATCTTCTCAAGATAAAAGTTAGTATTGTCTTGAAGATTTCAACTTTAATTTCTTAAAGAATAATTTCTAAATCTTTTCAAGCTACACGCGATAAAACCGTCAAAATAGTACAAGTTGTATGCAATATTTTGACACTGAAATATAATTTCTGAAATAACTCAATTCCCAAGGAATATACCATGAAAAGGTATAATCATACTAATGTTTATAAATATAGGACAAGAATGCAAATCAAATTGTCATGATCTATCAAAGCAATGGTTAAGTGTCCAAGGTGTGTATCCAAAAAAAATTGTTGATTCATGATACATCATTTATAGTATTTAAGAATAAGAGAGAAATTCATTTATAATAGAGTCAAATTTGATGCCTTGAGTATTGGTGAAAGTGTATATCATCTGCAATTTATCCATGTTATCATCAAGATACATTTACACATGTGAAAACAAATTATAAGATTTTGTTCTCACCAAAGATTTCTCTCCTCTCCGTGCGACTCACTACACTCACAATGACGCAAATATCAATTTGCTTCTTCCTCTACAGGGAAGGCGACACCTTACTATACTGAATCTTTCTTCATAACCAAAATCTTGGTATAGGAAATGCAAATCCTCCATCATAACCTCTTCAGCAGATAGGGGACCTAGTTTGAGTCAAACACCACCATCAGAGGATATCACTGGTGATCATAAAACCTCAATCTTTTAGCTTGATTTAGAGAAATAACTTGATCAACCATCTTGGGCATCTATGTCTGCTTGAGTTAACTTCAATCATTGCATCTCTTCAAGCTTGTTATTATCAGatgttgtcatcatcaaaaccacGATGTTATCGGGGTTAGATATATCTTACTTATCTATGAGCTTTGATCACTTCTTGATAATACGTGTAAGCACATAGGTCAACGCTTACGATGATGAATTGCACTCTAGCAGTCACATAAGAACTCAAAGTTCTATTACTCCACACCCACTCTTGTAGAAATTTCTTTATCCATAAAGGTGCAATATAAGCTTTAGTTGCCACAATATACTTAGTCTTAAAGAGTAAAAATTGCAAAAATTATCTTTAATGATTTTGTTAGTCGAAATCcagaagaaaaaaaatacaaGACAAGACAAGACAAACATGTTCGAAGGTGCGAGGTTAAAACTATGATTCCCTTCAAAGAATACGACAAAAAAGACATGATTAATGGATCAAATTCGTTTTACCTCTTTTACTAATAACGATGTATGAAAACCTGACTTGTCTCTCTTCAATAATGATAAAAAGCCTTTTAGAATGTCTTTAGGACAcaatttttgtttcttttgtttttattatctatattaatttttaaattttttaatgTAAAATTATAAATTCCATAATAATAGCATTATCAAAATATCTTTCACATAGTTATAGTAATAACATAAAAAATATCAAcatttaattaaattaatttgatttttttacTCAATTAAATTAGTTTGACTAAAATATAAATCCTTGTTATTATTTATTCATGTTACTTAATTATATGTTAAACGATTatcaaaaaatgatttttaaataTGTAATACTAGTTCATTATGGAATATGGATTCATTGTGGTAGTGTGTAGTAACTTAACTTCCCTCATTTTAAAATGGAAAGTGCCTAGATGTTACAAAGTGGATGTGCCATGGTATAAAGACATTGGTACATTTTAGAAAACGCGGATCGCCACGTAGATAATCGTCACCCGTAGATATATTTCCAATCGAACCGTCAAAATTTCTTTGTTTTAAAAATCCACGAGGATCGCCACGGTGTTCTAAACACTACTATAGTATATAACCTTGCCAACAATTCTTAAATTCACAAATCACCACAATTCATCAACATCCGATTCCAACAAAGCACCGAAATCTCAACAATAATCTAGTGTTCGAAATGGACGCAAGCAAACAGACCAAGAAAGGAGCAGGAGGAAGGAAAGGAGGAGGTCCAAGGAAGAAGTCAGTGACCAGATCCGTTAGAGCTGGTCTTCAATTCCCAGTTGGAAGAATCGGTCGATTCTTGAAGAAAGGTAGATATGCTCAACGTGTTGGTACTGGCGCTCCTGTTTACTTGGCTGCAGTTCTCGAATATCTCGCTGCTGAGGTAAATTTCATTGTCCCTCTGTTTATCATTCTTAATTGATTTTAGTTAAGAATTTTGagtttgaaaccctaattttgaaTTGTGTTTGTGAAGGTTCTTGAGTTGGCTGGAAATGCAGCACGTGACAACAAGAAGAAAAGTATCAGTCCAAGACAT containing:
- the LOC127087148 gene encoding histone H2A.1-like is translated as MDASKQTKKGAGGRKGGGPRKKSVTRSVRAGLQFPVGRIGRFLKKGRYAQRVGTGAPVYLAAVLEYLAAEVLELAGNAARDNKKKSISPRHLLLAVRNDEELGKLLAGVTIARGGVLPNINPVLLPKRTESAAASTPKSPSKAKKSPKKA